DNA from Quercus lobata isolate SW786 chromosome 1, ValleyOak3.0 Primary Assembly, whole genome shotgun sequence:
AGATGAGCAAAGCAATCCTCTTGTGTGATCCCATAATTGTGAACACGTGAATCTTTCTCGGTTATAGGCACGACTGTTGCTTTGATCTTGAAATTTCCTTCAACCTCAACTTCTACTGAGTTAGTGTCACGAAGCCTTGTGATTGCAACACTTGGCGATGTCATGGACTCCCATTTGGTGCCTTCACCATCAAGCAAGTGTATGGGTTCACCATTGAAACCTAGGGAAATGCGGTCATTGGAGTCATCCCAAATTGATGTATTCTTTGCGCCAATGAAGAGATTGTGGGTGTCAAAGAGGATTCCTAGAGACTGGACCCAGGTGAAGTCCCTCTTCatgttttggtttctttttccaATGAAGTGAGCGTTGATATGGAGGTTGGAATCAGAAACTATGCAGAAGTCTTGGGCCTTCTTACCATGGAAGTAAAAGGTGATTCCATCTCCACCAACGAATCGAGGATCTTGGCACACAGCACCGGGTCGGTTGCAATCTGATCAAATTTGCATGAGCGAATGTTATCATAAATTTACTCACCTCATGTGACATATTTTCAACACATAGACTCTTATAGCATATATGCACACTTAGTTTATACCCATAGGCCATTATAGAATCCAGGTGAAATGATAAAAATCACACCAATCACTGCATGAATGCCAattcaacttaaaaaataatgtattaaagttgcaatcaatttgaatacaaaaattttacaaattgtgataataaatatgattaaaaTCATCTCAATAATATAGcaaataattgtttaaattactttttatgATATCGGTAGTACATAAATTTATCGtacttatataataaaatttataatatatctACCATCACTATATcgataatttaaaaataaaaataatgataacttaaaataaaataagaggtTTTTGAGTTTACAATAACTTCctataaaataagtttttgaaaatccatatttttagacataattattttaatatatatatatatatattaattcaattttaGAGTAATATATAGTGTTAAACTACACAAAGATAAGACACTATTAGCCGGTTTGAATTgaagggagtagagtagagtaaattTGGCTCAAAATTAGTCTATTTTCAGCCAACTCTTTTTTACTCCCCTTCACTCTCCCTCCTTCTTCCATCAATCCAAACATGCCCTATTCCCAAACGAATAGTTTTAAAGAATCACTTATTCAAAAGCGGAAAAAGACTTTGAGATTGAATCATATGTATTGTTACTCGTTAATTTAAGTTCTATATAAAGAGCAAAAGTGTAAGGACAAACTTACTGCAAACGGGACTGCAGGTGACGCAGTCAACCTCACATTGCTCGGGGCAACCACTAGGACAACTATGCTCCATGGCATAGCAGTGAGGGTAATTCTTATTCATGCATCTAACTTTCTTTCCATCGGAACTCGAAGCTGGGGGAGGTGGAGGGGGATGTGAAGAAGGGGGAGTGGGTGTTGTCAATGGAGGTGGAGGGGGTGAAGGATAAATAGTCgtaggaggtggtggaggtggtgaaGAATAAATGGTAGAAGGTGGCAGTGGAGGTGGTGAAGGTGGAGGTGGTGAAGAATAAATAGTAGGTGTGGGAGGTGGAGGAGAGGGTGAAGGATAAGTTCTAGGAGGTGGAGGAGGTGATTGCTTCCTAGgctttggtggtggtggtggtggtggtggtggtgatggtgatgatgtACAAACAGGTTGGCATGAAACACAATCCACCACACAAGTGCGAGGGCAAGTTGTAGGACAATATTTGTCTACATGGTAACAAGTAGGGTACTTTTTGTCTTTGCATTTCACTTTCTTCTGTTTTGGTGGTCCTGCCTCTGCCACCATCACTGTGAAGAGGAGAAGCAAACACACAGTCAGGCATGCTATAGATTTAGCCATTTGATGATGAAATGAAAGAATATTGTTCAAATGACTGTGGATATAGGTTCCCTATACTCCTCCTTTTATATTGATTTTGAAAGGTGGATTAATCGGTTAGCTTGTGTAAGCCTCAAATTTAGCATGGGCTTCACTTCACGCTTGCTTTTTTACGTGGAGTGCTCTTTACTTTAATTCCAATTGGCTGTCACATGCCCCatcaaaaattaagaagtcAACCTCTAATTAAGTCTTGATCAATTTGTACGTCAAAACTGATTCCTAGCGTTTTCGAGTTAGACATGTAGTCTTTGTAGGGTAGATAAAAACTCCAAACTCGGTACTTACATTTTAAATAAGATCATGCTACTATAAATGTTCTTGAATCCCTA
Protein-coding regions in this window:
- the LOC115995303 gene encoding uncharacterized protein LOC115995303 is translated as MAKSIACLTVCLLLLFTVMVAEAGPPKQKKVKCKDKKYPTCYHVDKYCPTTCPRTCVVDCVSCQPVCTSSPSPPPPPPPPPKPRKQSPPPPPRTYPSPSPPPPTPTIYSSPPPPSPPPLPPSTIYSSPPPPPPTTIYPSPPPPPLTTPTPPSSHPPPPPPASSSDGKKVRCMNKNYPHCYAMEHSCPSGCPEQCEVDCVTCSPVCNCNRPGAVCQDPRFVGGDGITFYFHGKKAQDFCIVSDSNLHINAHFIGKRNQNMKRDFTWVQSLGILFDTHNLFIGAKNTSIWDDSNDRISLGFNGEPIHLLDGEGTKWESMTSPSVAITRLRDTNSVEVEVEGNFKIKATVVPITEKDSRVHNYGITQEDCFAHLDLSFKFYALSSQVNGVLGQTYASNYVSKVKMGVVMPVLGGDKEFSSSSLFATDCAVARFTGQFTEGNSLENLEFGNLNCSSGMNGRGVVCKR